One Brassica napus cultivar Da-Ae chromosome A5, Da-Ae, whole genome shotgun sequence DNA window includes the following coding sequences:
- the LOC106435291 gene encoding aquaporin SIP1-1 has translation MGVVKSAIGDMLMTFSWVVLSATFGLQTTEIISAAGFQGIAWAPLAITTFLIFFYVSIFTVVFGSASFNPTGNAAFYAAGVPGDTLFTLAIRLPAQAAGAAGGALAIMEFIPEKYKHMISGPSLQVDVHTGAIAETILSFGITFAALLIIIRGPRRLLAKTFLLALATICFVVAGSKYTGPAMNPAIAFGWAYMYSSHNTWDHFYVYWISSFVGALSAALVFRTIFPPPTPQQKKQKKA, from the exons atggGTGTTGTGAAGTCAGCGATTGGGGATATGCTAATGACCTTCTCCTGGGTCGTCCTCTCCGCGACGTTCGGTTTACAGACGACGGAGATCATCTCCGCCGCCGGTTTTCAGGGAATCGCTTGGGCTCCGTTGGCCATCACCACGTTTCTGATTTTCTTCTACGTTTCCATTTTCACCGTTGTCTTCGGTAGCGCTAGCTTTAACCCTACCGGAAACGCCGCCTTTTATGCCGCCGGTGTCCCCGGAGATACCCTTTTCACCTTGGCGATCAGGTTACCTGCTCAG GCAGCTGGTGCGGCAGGAGGTGCATTGGCCATCATGGAGTTCATACCAGAGAAGTACAAGCACATGATATCTGGACCTTCCCTTCAGGTTGATGTGCACACTGGAGCTATTGCAGAAACCATCTTAAGTTTCGGTATTACCTTTGCGGCTTTACTTATTATCATCAGGGGTCCACGAAGATTACTCGCCAAGACCTTCTTGCTCGCTCTCGCAACCATTTGCTTCGTTGTTGCTGGCTCTAAATACACCGGACCAGCCATGAATCCTGCCATT GCGTTTGGGTGGGCATACATGTACAGCTCTCACAACACTTGGGACCATTTCTACGTGTACTGGATCAGTTCTTTCGTTGGAGCTTTATCTGCTGCGTTGGTCTTCCGTACTATCTTCCCGCCACCTACACCGCAGCagaagaaacagaagaaagccTGA
- the LOC106435306 gene encoding MADS-box transcription factor 23 — MRSTKGKQKIEMKKVGAYAARKITFSKRKSGLFKKMNEIVSLCNVETSFLVFSDSGKPYTFAYPSLEEAVGQFKNPLRHEPSATINTRPLVEAYKRQKNQDLMERYMDLVEELEINNEKEKILKKIIKENKEKILWNIPPAECLSVEEKKWMRQTFVGLHVFLSDMALKCFGNDGDGSSSSQESRGRDGETYA; from the coding sequence ATGAGGTCTACAAAGGGAAAGCAAAAGATCGAGATGAAGAAGGTTGGAGCCTATGCAGCCCGAAAGATTACGTTCTCGAAACGTAAATCTGGACTCTTCAAGAAGATGAACGAGATCGTTTCACTATGCAATGTGGAGACAAGTTTTTTGGTCTTTTCTGATTCCGGAAAGCCTTACACATTCGCATATCCGTCTCTGGAGGAAGCGGTTGGCCAGTTTAAAAACCCTTTAAGACATGAACCATCCGCAACAATCAATACCAGACCGCTGGTGGAAGCTTATAAGAGACAGAAGAACCAGGACCTCATGGAAAGGTACATGGATCTCGTTGAGGAGCTTGAAATAAATAATGAGAAGGAaaagattttgaagaaaattataaaGGAAAATAAGGAGAAAATATTGTGGAATATTCCTCCGGCCGAATGTTTGAGCgtggaagagaagaagtggatgcGCCAAACGTTTGTAGGTTTACATGTTTTCTTGAGCGATATGGCCTTGAAATGTTTTGGAAATGACGGTGACGGTTCATCTTCTAGTCAAGAGAGTCGTGGTCGTGATGGCGAAACCTATGCATGA